One Festucalex cinctus isolate MCC-2025b chromosome 1, RoL_Fcin_1.0, whole genome shotgun sequence genomic region harbors:
- the nme4 gene encoding nucleoside diphosphate kinase, mitochondrial isoform X1, with protein sequence MLLQRVMFLPLLSPWGRQTSTNLIPRLPAVRLTGFRSNSTGLANVKERTLIAVKPDGVQRRLVGQIIRRFEQRGFKLVGLKMLQVSEELLSQHYCQLTQKPFYSSLVDYMTSGPVVVMVWEGHNVVQSSRVMVGPTNPAAAPAGTVRGDFSLHVSRNVVHASDSLEGAQREIQLWFQGTELVKWDCWDQTLTCEE encoded by the exons ATGTTGTTGCAGCGCGTTATGTTCCTCCCACTCTTGTCTCCGTGGGGCAGGCAAACCAGCACAAATCTGATTCCTCGCTTGCCTGCTGTGCGGCTCACCGGCTTCAGGAGCAACTCTA CAGGTCTGGCAAATGTGAAGGAGCGGACTCTCATTGCTGTGAAACCAGATGGTGTCCAGCGTCGTCTCGTGGGCCAGATCATCCGACGCTTTGAGCAGAGGGGCTTCAAGTTGGTGGGCCTGAAAATGCTGCAG GTGTCCGAGGAGCTCCTGTCTCAACACTACTGTCAACTGACGCAGAAGCCCTTCTATTCCAGCCTGGTGGACTACATGACCTCTGGGCCTGTGGTTGTCATG GTATGGGAAGGACACAATGTGGTCCAGTCATCGCGTGTGATGGTGGGACCCACCAACCCTGCTGCGGCCCCAGCAGGCACCGTCAGAGGAGATTTCAGCCTCCACGTCAGCAG GAATGTGGTCCATGCCAGTGATTCCCTGGAGGGAGCTCAAAGGGAGATTCAGCTCTGGTTCCAGGGAACGGAGCTCGTCAAGTGGGACTGCTGGGACCAGACGTTAACATGTGAGGAGTAA
- the nme4 gene encoding nucleoside diphosphate kinase, mitochondrial isoform X2: protein MLLQRVMFLPLLSPWGRQTSTNLIPRLPAVRLTGFRSNSSLANVKERTLIAVKPDGVQRRLVGQIIRRFEQRGFKLVGLKMLQVSEELLSQHYCQLTQKPFYSSLVDYMTSGPVVVMVWEGHNVVQSSRVMVGPTNPAAAPAGTVRGDFSLHVSRNVVHASDSLEGAQREIQLWFQGTELVKWDCWDQTLTCEE from the exons ATGTTGTTGCAGCGCGTTATGTTCCTCCCACTCTTGTCTCCGTGGGGCAGGCAAACCAGCACAAATCTGATTCCTCGCTTGCCTGCTGTGCGGCTCACCGGCTTCAGGAGCAACTCTA GTCTGGCAAATGTGAAGGAGCGGACTCTCATTGCTGTGAAACCAGATGGTGTCCAGCGTCGTCTCGTGGGCCAGATCATCCGACGCTTTGAGCAGAGGGGCTTCAAGTTGGTGGGCCTGAAAATGCTGCAG GTGTCCGAGGAGCTCCTGTCTCAACACTACTGTCAACTGACGCAGAAGCCCTTCTATTCCAGCCTGGTGGACTACATGACCTCTGGGCCTGTGGTTGTCATG GTATGGGAAGGACACAATGTGGTCCAGTCATCGCGTGTGATGGTGGGACCCACCAACCCTGCTGCGGCCCCAGCAGGCACCGTCAGAGGAGATTTCAGCCTCCACGTCAGCAG GAATGTGGTCCATGCCAGTGATTCCCTGGAGGGAGCTCAAAGGGAGATTCAGCTCTGGTTCCAGGGAACGGAGCTCGTCAAGTGGGACTGCTGGGACCAGACGTTAACATGTGAGGAGTAA